One window from the genome of Caldilineales bacterium encodes:
- the amrA gene encoding AmmeMemoRadiSam system protein A: MTLPDIPLLTDDESQALLQVARQAVVAATQGQRHWQPKTSALPAALLRPGASFVTLHTRGRLHGCIGSVEARLPLALDVARNAQSAALDDPRFYPLAAEDVDDTEIEVSVLTPMQPLTYTDLDDLVRQIRPGVDGVMVGRGWQRGLLLPQVWKNLPDPTDFLTHVALKASAAIDIYHHPDTTVHVFQIISFTLLPANAVE; the protein is encoded by the coding sequence ATGACCTTGCCCGACATCCCCCTTTTGACCGATGACGAAAGCCAGGCGTTGTTGCAGGTCGCCCGGCAGGCGGTGGTCGCGGCCACGCAGGGCCAGCGCCATTGGCAGCCCAAGACGAGCGCCCTCCCCGCCGCTCTCTTGCGCCCCGGCGCCAGCTTCGTCACCCTGCACACCCGCGGCCGGCTCCACGGCTGCATCGGCAGCGTCGAAGCGCGGCTGCCCCTGGCCCTGGATGTGGCCAGGAACGCCCAAAGCGCCGCCCTCGACGACCCGCGTTTCTATCCTCTGGCTGCTGAGGACGTGGACGACACCGAGATCGAAGTCTCGGTCCTCACCCCGATGCAGCCGCTGACCTACACCGATCTCGACGACCTCGTGCGGCAGATCAGGCCGGGGGTGGATGGCGTCATGGTCGGGCGCGGCTGGCAGCGCGGGTTGCTGCTGCCCCAGGTCTGGAAAAACCTCCCCGACCCCACCGACTTCCTGACCCACGTCGCCCTCAAAGCCTCGGCTGCCATCGACATCTACCACCATCCCGATACCACCGTTCACGTCTTTCAGATCATCAGCTTCACCCTGCTGCCAGCCAATGCGGTCGAATGA
- the trxA gene encoding thioredoxin, with protein sequence MPIDTPIYTSRHSIDRVLSTGLPLVLVFSQPASALSRQLDPTLNTLAGDYAGKVLFAKLDIGEEPELGQKFGISQLPSLVFIRNSRAEATAAGVIAEPDLRRWCDYLARGGDRPPVPSGRAETMRMPEPAAAPPAAAPSTGGKPITLTDATFNDTIAGDTPVLVDFWAPWCGPCRMVAPTVEALAREFDGKLVVGKLNVDENQRTAQRYGIMSIPTLMIFRQGKAIDQVVGALPAPALRQRVLPHVN encoded by the coding sequence ATGCCCATCGACACCCCCATCTACACCTCCCGTCATAGCATCGACCGCGTGCTCAGCACCGGCCTGCCGCTGGTGCTTGTCTTCTCACAGCCTGCCAGCGCCCTCAGCCGCCAACTCGACCCCACCCTGAACACCCTGGCCGGCGACTACGCCGGCAAAGTGTTGTTCGCCAAGCTCGACATCGGCGAAGAGCCGGAACTGGGGCAGAAGTTTGGGATCAGCCAACTACCCTCGCTCGTCTTCATCCGCAACAGCCGGGCCGAAGCCACCGCCGCCGGGGTGATAGCCGAACCCGACCTGCGCCGGTGGTGCGACTATCTGGCCCGTGGCGGTGATCGACCTCCTGTTCCGTCAGGCCGGGCTGAAACCATGCGGATGCCCGAACCGGCCGCCGCACCACCGGCCGCCGCCCCTTCCACCGGTGGCAAACCCATCACCCTCACCGACGCCACCTTCAACGACACCATCGCCGGCGACACGCCTGTGCTCGTCGATTTCTGGGCGCCGTGGTGCGGTCCCTGCCGGATGGTGGCCCCCACCGTCGAAGCCCTGGCCAGGGAATTCGATGGCAAACTGGTGGTGGGCAAGTTGAACGTGGACGAAAACCAGCGCACCGCCCAACGCTATGGGATCATGAGCATCCCCACCCTGATGATTTTCCGCCAGGGCAAGGCCATCGACCAGGT
- the amrB gene encoding AmmeMemoRadiSam system protein B has product MSLTMHPGPSSVSDRKTGASVRPAAVAGSFYPAAPAYLRAAVERYLADAAPPPTGRVRAVIAPHAGYVYSGPIAGHSFRALPRLAGRTVFLLGPAHFAPVRGLAALSSAAMLTPLGAAPVATGIVADLLASADLVRGDDEAHAPEHCLEVELPFLQVLGGADLRVVPLLFGHVDPARPADLLSGFLVQDRNALIVVSSDLSHYHPYETARRLDTGFLEAVVSGDVAAAERGEACGLLPILSLLLLAARFGWRARLLDYRNSGDTAGDRRRVVGYGAVAFVEE; this is encoded by the coding sequence TTGTCCCTGACCATGCATCCCGGCCCATCTTCAGTTTCGGATCGAAAGACAGGGGCGAGCGTGCGCCCCGCCGCCGTGGCCGGCAGCTTCTATCCGGCTGCGCCGGCCTATTTGCGGGCAGCGGTCGAGCGATACCTGGCCGACGCCGCTCCGCCTCCGACCGGTCGGGTGCGGGCGGTGATCGCACCCCATGCCGGTTATGTCTATTCAGGGCCGATTGCCGGCCATAGCTTCCGGGCCTTGCCCAGGCTGGCCGGGCGCACGGTCTTCCTGCTCGGCCCGGCCCATTTTGCGCCCGTGCGCGGGCTGGCGGCGCTTTCTTCTGCCGCCATGCTCACGCCGCTGGGGGCGGCGCCGGTCGCGACCGGCATCGTCGCCGACCTGCTTGCCTCTGCCGACCTGGTGCGGGGGGATGACGAGGCGCACGCGCCCGAACACTGTCTGGAGGTCGAGTTGCCGTTCTTGCAGGTGTTGGGCGGCGCCGACCTGCGGGTGGTTCCGCTTCTGTTCGGCCATGTCGATCCCGCCCGCCCGGCCGACCTCCTCTCCGGCTTCCTCGTTCAGGATCGCAACGCCCTCATTGTCGTCAGTTCCGACCTCAGCCACTACCACCCCTACGAGACGGCGCGCAGGCTGGACACAGGCTTCCTGGAAGCCGTCGTCTCGGGGGACGTGGCTGCGGCCGAGAGGGGCGAGGCCTGCGGCCTGCTGCCCATCCTCAGCCTGCTGCTGCTGGCGGCGCGTTTTGGCTGGCGCGCCCGGCTGCTCGACTACCGCAACTCTGGCGACACCGCCGGCGACCGGCGCCGGGTGGTCGGTTATGGCGCGGTGGCGTTTGTGGAGGAGTGA